The DNA window TCGGAGCAGGCGGACATGGTGAGGGCAGCCGCGATCGCCACACCAGCGATGGTCATCTTCCGAAGCTTCAAGTGCTTGTCCTTTTCATTCTCGGTCGAACATCGTTCATGCCGCAGCCGGGACACCGTCGCTGTCCCAGCTATGACTCCAGTTCACAGCAAGAGTACCGGCGAAGAGGGTCGCCTCACCTCAAGCTGTCGGCCGGGTCCGCGACCGTCAGGTCGCAGTCCGTCTCGTCGAATGTACGCGACGGACCCGGTCCCGTGCTGCGCGTCTCGAACCGCACCGTCACCACCCCGTGCCCGGCGCCCTGCACCCAGCCGTGCCCGTACTCGGGGTGCGCGACGTCGAGTCCGGGCCGCCACCCGGGCGTGGGTCCGGACAGTACGTCGAACCCCGAATCCTGCTCGGTGTCATCACTTCCCACGTCCGGAACTGCCTGATCGAGTTCCGGGAACAGTGAGCCCTGACTGACCGCGGACAGGCCGCCGAAGCCGACACCGACCAGCCGGACCGGCCCGATCTCGAGCGGGTCGAGCACCTGACGCTGCGCGGTGGCAGTGAGGACCCGGGCGTCGGTCGTCGCGTACGGCAGCGTGAGCGAGCGGGTGAGGATGCTCATGTCGGACTTGCGCAGCTTGAGCACCACGGTGCGCGCCGCGCGGCCGTCCCGCTCGAGGCGCCGGAACGCCGCCGCCGCGCTGGCGTCGACCGCGCGGCGCAGATCGGCCATGGTGACGATGTCCTGCGCGTACGTCGTCTCCGCGCTCACCTGTTTCGCGTCGGCACGCTCGGCCACGGGCCGGTCGTCGATGCCGCGCGCCAGGCGCTGCAGGCTCGGCCCCACGGTCGCGCCGAGGACGGACACCACCTCCGGTTCCGGCAACCGGGCCAGCGCGCCGATCGTCTCGATCCCCAGGCGTTTGAGCTTCTCCTCGGCCACCGGACCGACGCCCCACAGTTTGCGGACCGGCAATGCCGCCATCAGCTCCTGCTGCACATCGGGTGAGACGACCGTGATGCCGTTCGGCTTGGCGAGGCCGGAGGCGATCTTGGCCACCTGCTTGCCGGGGCCGGCGCCGATGGACGCGACGAGCCCGGTTTCCGCCAGCACCAACGCCCGCAACTCCTCGCAGTACCGCAGGACCTCCGCCTTGCCCGCGCCGGCCAGTTCCTTCGGTTCACCGAACGCCTCGTCGAGCGAAAGTTGTTCGAGCACCGGCATCTTCACCCGCAATGCGTCGAACACCCGACGGCTCAGCTCCCCGTACAGCGCGCCGCGTGGAGGCAGCACCACCGCGGCCGCACCGACGAGCCGACGCGCCTGGTGCATCGGCATCGCCGACCGCGCGCCGAACACCCGCGCCTCGTAGCTGGCTCCTGCCACCACACCCCGACCCCCGAGCCCGCCCACCAGGACCGGCCGCCCGCGCAGCGTCGGCCGGGTGAGCTGCTCGACGGATGCGAAGAACGCATCCATGTCGAGGTGCAGCACCCAGCGACGACTGCGCGTGGGATCGGGGACGGCGGCGATCATGGAGGAAAAACTACGCCGCGGCCACGACAAGGCCCGGCGGCAGACCGGGGCCCGGCCGGTCTAGACGGTGCCCGGCACCGCCCGCCGGTCGGCGGACACACCCCCGTCCGCGGTCGGGGCGGGTCGCGGGACGGTGAACACTGCGAGCACGCTCGCGATCGCGACGGCGAAACACGCCGCCGTGTACCAGAGGTTGCCGATCGGATCGCCGTTGCTCGTCACCCCGGCGACGGCGTCGAAGTGGTCCGGCAGCGCCGTCACCCACAGCACCGCCATCACACCCAGATACACCACGGCGTAGTAGCGGACGAAGTCGTCGGAGTAGGGCGGAACGCCCGCCGTGCCCGCTCGCATCCGCGACCACTGACGGACCAGTATCGGGACCGCCACCACGGCGAGCACCACCAGTTCCGCCGCGTACAGCACGCCGCGGATCGTGTCGCTCCCCATCCCGAACACCGTCGCCGGGAGCGGGAGGACGAACACCCCGACGGATGCGCTGAGACCGACCACCACCGTGCGCCAGACCAACGTGAGCCCCGAGAAGTGCCGGCCGGCATCGACCTGGCGGCCGACGAAGAACTGGACGCACAGCGCCAGGGACATCGGCCACAGCGCGGCGAACACCACGACACTCGGCAGTGGAACGGAATCGAAGAACGGCTGGTTGACCTTGTTGTCGAGCGTCCATTCCCACCACCGCAACTGCGGACCGAGCTGGTCGAAGATCTCGTAGAACGCGTGATGGACGAAGCCGACGCACACCGCGCCGAGGAACACCCCGTACCGGCGGAACACGCCGAGCATCCGGACGATCTCGAACGCGAGCGTGGCCATCAGCGGATAGATGGCCACGATGTACAGCGGGAGACGGCCCCACAGGAAGTCCACGGTGAAGACGTTGTGCGCGAACATCGTCCCCAGGTAGTCCTCGGTGCCGAACGCGGCCGGGAAGTAGATCGGCGGTTCGATCACGAACAGGAACGCGGTGGCACCGAACCACACCACCAGATTCGTGGGGTCGCCGTGGCGGCGCAACCGCACGATCGCGTAGACGAGCGCGAGCACCGCGCCCAGCACGATCGTCACCTCGAGCACCGGCAGCGTCCAGTTCTCCAACGCGAACGGGTTGCGGACCTCCACCAGTCCCCCGGCCTCCTCGCACGAGAACCCGAGCCGAGTGGCCAGATCGGCGAAGGTGGGCGAACAGTGGTCCGACATCAGTTCGCCTCCCGCGTTCCGGCGGTGTACCAGTACGTGACGTCGTAGCCCTCGTCGTAGCGGTCGAACCATTCACCGGCCAGGGCCGGCAACTTCTCGTGCTCGGGATTGTGCCGGGGCATCTGGCTGCGCACGACACCCGAGAGCGCCACCAGTTGCTGCCCGAGGGGCAGGTCGTCGAACGCCCGCGGCATGGGCCCGTGATCGGTGTGGTCCAGCCACGGCAGCAGCTTCCGGACGCGCTGCGCGCGCCGGTGCCGCGCGAACATCGACAGTGCGTCGATCTTCCGGTCCTCCAGCGGGACATGCTCGTTGAAGCCCTCGCACGCGATCTTGATGACATCGAGCACGTGTTTGAACACCGACGGCGCCTGCCGCATCCGGTACAGGTCGCTGCCCACCACCGAGTCGAAGATGACCAACGCCGAGCTGCGGTGTTCGACCTCCTCGACGAAGTGCCAGATGAACAACGACGCGACTCGGTCGTCGCCCGGGCGGAACAGGCTGGAGTCGTTGTCGAGCATCAGCTTGAAGACCGGGGTGAACGTCGCCTCGAGGTCGGCGGTGTACGCCAGCCGGTACTCGGGCGACGTCTGCGCGGTGAGCTTGTCGAACGCGCCGATCACCTCGTCGAGCGTCGTCTGCAGGCCGGGGTATCGCCGGATCAGGCCCTTGACGTGCTGCCGGTGGGCCGTCGAGTGCTGCCCCTCCTGCCGCATGAACGCGTCGGCCTCCTCCGCGACCGCGGGATCGGTGATCCGGGGCATCAGCTCGGTGATCAGCTGCACGATCATCTTCTCGAAACCGATCGCGAGGAACGACACGGCGTTGGCCATGCTCGAGAACGCCGGATTCCGCTCGTTCCACAGGAATGGAACGTCGTAGTCCGCGAACGCGAACCGCATCTTTCGCACGTGCAAGTCGGTCACTTGGCGACACCTCGTCTCGTCCGGCATGAGCGCTGAGGCCCCAGAGGGGTGGGCGAGGCCCCAGCGCATGCGACCATACACACGTGGGCCGTTTTGTATGATGGAAATCGCCGACATCGGCCGCGGTAGCCTCTCACCGGATCACGGTTCCGGCAGCGGCACGCGGGGAGGCGAGGGCACAGGTGGTGGCACGCAGACGCGGGTGGGGCGGGACGCCGCCGGAGAGCGACGACGAGGCGTCGAGGCGGATCGTCGCCGCCGCGGTGGAACTCATCGGCCGCACGGGCGGCGAGGTCAGCATCGCCGACGTCGCGGAATCACTCGGCGTGATCCGGCAGACGGTGTACCGCTACTTCCCCAGCACCGACGCACTGCTGCGCGCGGCGGCCATCGCGTCCGTGGACGGCTTCCTCGATCGTCTCGCCGCCCAGGTCCGCGGCCGGCAGGACCCGGCCGACGCCCTGACCGAGGCCGTCATCTATACACTGGACGCGGTGCCGCGCACCCCGCACCTGGGAATCATGTTGTCCGGCTCGCATTCCCACACCGAGGGCATCACCTCGGACGAGGCACTCGCGTTCGGCGTGACCATGATCCGGCGCTTCGACGTCGACTGGGAACGTCACGGCTACGACGAGCCCGCACTGCGCGAGCTGGTCGAGTACCTGCTGCGCACGATGCAGTCGTTCTTCGTCTCCCCCGGCGACCGCACCGAGCCCGAGCTTCGCCGCTATCTCCGGCGGTGGATGGGCAGCGCGATCGACGCCCAGATCCCCGCGCCGACGACGAAGCCCTGAGGGACCGGCGGTCTCTCAGGGCTTCGTGACGGATCGAGGAGCTACCCGATCACACCTTGGCGATCGTGGCGCGCACACCTTCCCCGAGTTCGACGACGGAATCGCCGCTCGCCTCGCCGAGCTCCAACGTGGTCGCCAGGACCTCACCGGCGATCAGGTCCCGGTGCCGCGAGGCCCACTCCCGGCGCTCGGCCGGCACCTCCAGGGTGACCGAGATCCGGTCGGAGACATCGAGTCCCGCGCTGCGGCGCGCCTCCTGCAGCTCGCGGACACGGTCCTTGGCCCAACCCTCGGCCTCGAGCTCCTCGGTCACCTGCGAGTCCAGCACCACCAGGCCCGCACCGTCCGGCAGCGCCGCCGTCGACTCCGGCTCGGCAGCGACCAGGCGCTGGGTGTACTCCGACGGCAGGAGTTCGATGCCGGCATCGGGAGCCGAGCCCGCGGAGCGTCCCGGCCAGACGGTGACCACCCCGTCCTCCTCCGTCCATTCTCCGGCCTTGACCGCCTTGATGACGGTCTGCACGTCCTTGCCCAGGCGCGGACCCGCGGCCCGCGCATTGACGACCAGCTCGAAGCGGCCGTGCACGTCGACGTCCTCGGTGAGGTCGACCTTCTTCACGTTGACCTCGTCGGCGATCAATCCGACGTACGGGCGCATCTTCTCGGCGTCCGGCGCGGCGACGGTCACCTCGGGCAGCGGCAGACGCACCCGCAGGTTCTGCGCCTTCCGCAGGCTCAGCACCGTCGAGCACACGCTCCGGACGTCGTCCATGGCGGCGACCAGGTCGGCGTCGGCGGGCAGCTCGGCGGCCGCCGGCCAGTCCGTCAGGTGCACCGAACGGCCGCCGGTGAGTCCACGCCAGATCACCTCGGACGCCATCGGCAGCAGCGGTGCCGCCAGGCGCGTGACCACCTCGAGCACGGTGTGCAGCGTGTCGATCGCGTCGCGGTCCTCGTCCCAGAAACGGCTCCGCGAACGGCGCACGTACCAGTTGGTGAGGGCGTCGCAGAACGTGCGCAGCTCGTCGCACGCGCCGGCGATGTCGATCACGTCGAGGGCATCGGTCATCGCGTCACGCGTCTGCGCAAGCTTCGCGAGGATGTACCGGTCGAGCACGTTCGACGAGTCGGTGCGCCACTGTCCGGGCTTGGACGCGTACAGCTGCAGGAAGCTCCACGCGTTCCACAGCGGCAGCAGCGCCTGCCGGACGCCCTCCCGGATGCCCTGCTCGGTGACGATCAGGTTGCCGCCGCGCAGGATCGGCGACGACATCAGGAACCACCGCATGGCGTCCGAGCCGTCCCGGTCGAACACCTCCTTGACGTCCGGGTAGTTGCCCTTGGACTTGCTCATCTTCAGGCCGTCGTCACCGAGCACGATGCCGTGCGCCGCAACGCACTTGAACGCGGGACGGTCGAACAGCGCGGTGGCCAGCACGTGCAGCGTGTAGAACCAGCCGCGGGTCTGTCCGTTGTACTCGACGATGAAATCGCCCGGGTAGTGCGAGTCGAACCACTCCCGGTTCTCGAACGGGTAGTGCACCTGCGCGTACGGCATCGAGCCCGACTCGAACCAGCAGTCGAGCACCTCCGGGACCCGGCGCATCATGGACTTGCCGGTCGGATCGTCCGGGTTGGGGCGAACCAGTTCGTCGATCATCGGCCGGTGCAGATCGGTCGGCCGCACCCCGAAGTCCGCCTCCAGTTGGTCGAGCGAACCGTAGACGTCGACGCGCGGGTACGCCGGATCGTCCGACACCCACACCGGGATGGGGCTGCCCCAGTAACGGTTTCGGCTGATGTTCCAGTCGCGGGCACCCTCGAGCCACTTACCGAACTGGCCGTCGCGGATGTGCTCCGGAACCCAGGTGATCTCCTGGTTGAGCTCGACCATGCGGTCACGGAACTTGGTGACGGCGACGAACCACGACGGCACCGCCATGTAGATCAGCGGCTGACCGGAGCGCCAGCTGTGCGGGTACGAGTGCTCGATCGTCTCGTGGCGCAGCAGCTTCCCGGCGGCCTTGAGGTCCTTGATGATGACCGGGTTCGCATCGAAAACTTGCAGACCCTCGTACGGCGGCACCATCGAGGTGAACTTGCCACCCGGATCCAGCGGCTGGACGATCGCGATGCCGTTGGCCGTCGCGCACTCCATGTCCTCTTCACCGAAGGCCGGCGCGAGGTGGACGATACCGGTACCCGAGTCGGTGGTGACGTAGTCGGCCGACAGCACCCGGTGCGCTTCCTCGTGACCCTTGCCGGGGCCGTGGAAGAAGTCGAACGGCGGAACGTACTTCAGACCGACCAGGTCGGCACCCTTGTACGCGCCGAGCACCTCGGGGGCGTCGCCGAGCTCGCGCGAGTAGTGGCCGAGGCGGGCCGCGGCGAGCAGGTAGGTCTTGCCGTCGGCGCCGGCAACGTGGACGTAGTCGACGTCCGGGTGCACCGCGATCGCCAGGTTGGACGGCAACGTCCACGGCGTGGTGGTCCAGATCAACGCGTTCGCGCCGTCGAGATCGCTGTCCGGAGCGGTGAGCACCATGTCCACCGTGACCGCGGGATCCTGACGCATCTTGTAGGCGTCGTCGAGGCGGGTCTCCTGGTTCGACAGCGGCGTCTGCTCGTACCAGCTGTACGGCAGCACCCGGAAGCCCTGGTAGATCAGGCCCTTGTCGTACAACTCCTTGAACGCCCACATGACGGACTCCATGAAGTCCAGATCCAGGGTCTTGTAGTCGTTGTCGAAGTCCACCCAGCGTGCCTGCCGGGTGACGTAGTCGCGCCACTCGTCGGTGTAGCGCAGGACGGACTGCTTGCAGTACGCGTTGAACTCCGCGAGGCCCATCGCGTCGATCTGCGACTTGTCCTTGATGCCGAGCTGCTTCTCGGCCTCGAGCTCGGCGGGCAGGCCGTGGCAGTCCCAGCCGAAGCGGCGGTCGACCTTCTTGCCGCGCATGGTCTGGAAGCGCGGCACCACGTCCTTGACGTAGCCGGTCAACAGGTGACCGTAGTGCGGGAGGCCGTTCGCGAAGGGCGGGCCGTCGTAGAACACGAAGTCCTCGGCCCCGTCGCGTTGCGCGATGCTGGCGCGGAAGGTGTCGTCCGCCTCCCACACCGCGAGCACCTTCTGCTCGAGGTCGGGGAACGAGACGGACCCGGTAGCGCGTCCGCCGACGAGATCGACACGCGGATACGCGTCGTTCGTCCGTGCAGGGGTGGATTCGTTACTGGTCACCGCGAAAGCTCCTCGTGCCCTGACTGCCGGCACGGGGACGACGACGGCGCCCTGTGCGCCGTTACCGCGGTACCACCCCGCTTGCCCGCCCCGCGCGCGGGACGAGCCACTCGATGCGGGCTGTGACGGGCCCACCCGTTCGGGTCTAGTGAGCGCGATCCCCGTCCCCGATGGGTCCGGTAGGTCGCGCCGTTCTTCCGAAGGCTCCCCGGTGATGGCCGGATCGTCGCCGTGTGTGCGTTGTCGAGTCTATCCCTCGTCTAACCCTCGGCCGGATTCCGGCCCGGGTCGCCTGCACCGCCGGAGCCGCGGCCCTCGTCCTCGGCGGCGTCGTCCGGACTCGTCGCCGGCCGCTCGCTCTCCGCCCGCTCGCCCTCCGTCCGGTCACCCTCTGCCCTGTCGCCCCGGTCGGGACGAGGGAAGTCGGACCCCTGGGCGTGCGGAGCGGGCGCGTCGGGCGCACCAGCGACGGGAGCCGCCTTCCTGCTCGCCAGCGCACTGACGAGCAGGAGGACGGCGCCCGTGACACAAACCGCGATGCATCCCCACGCCCAGACGACGGACCCCGTCATCAGGGCGATCACCAGCAGGGCGAACCCCACGGCGGCGAGGACCAGCGTCATGACCAGCACGAGTCACCCTCTGTTCGGGAGCCGGCGGCCGCAGTCGGCTCGGTCAGTTGTTTCCCTTGGCGAACGACGACTGGCCGAAGCCCGACTGACCGAAGGCCTCCTGGCCGCCGTCGACCGGCACGGCCGAGCCGCGCTGCTCGAGTTCCTCGAGCTGCGACTCCAGGTACGACTTCAGGCGGACGCGGTACTCACGCTCGAACGTCTTGAGCTGCTCGATGCGGCTCTCGAGAACCGTCCGCTGCTGATTGATGGTCGCCATGATCTCAGTGTGCTTCTTCTCGGCGTCCGCCTGCAGCGCGTCGGCCTTCTCCTTGGCCTGACGCAGCTGGGTCTCCGAGCGGGTCTGCGCATCGGACAGCAGAGCCTCGGACTTCTGCTTGGCGTCCGAGACCATGGTCTCCGACTTCTGCTTGGCGTCCGAGACCATCGTCTCCGACTTGGTGCGAGCCTCGGTCACGAGGCGCTCGGAGTTGGTACGGGCGTCGCTGAGCAACTCCTCCGCCTCGGCCTTGGCGTCACCGGTGAGGCGGTCCGCCATCTCCTGCGCGAGGCCGAGCACCTTGGCCGCCTGCATGTTGGCGTCCTGGGACCGCGGCGGCGCGGCGGCCGGCACCGGCTCGGGCTTGGGCTGCTCGACGACCCGAACCGGTTCCGGCTCGGGCTTGGGCGCGGGCGCCGGCGCTGCGGCGGCGGGGCGCGGGGCCTTCTTCGCCTCGGCCAGTTCCTGGTCGAGCTCGCCTACCCGCTGACGGAGGTCAGCGTTCTCCTCGATGAGCCGCGAAAGCTCCTGCTCGACGAGGTCGAGAAAGGCATCGACCTCGTCCTCGTTGTAGCCACGCTTCCCGATCGGAGGCTTGCTGAACGCGACGTTGTGCACATCAGCTGGAGTCAGCGGCATGGAAGGATCCCTTCACGCGTCATTTGGCGGTCTAGCACGCATTCGGTTCTATCGCGTTTGCGCGTACTCGTTAACCATTTCGTTACCTGTCACACTGTAACTGCGGGCCATTCTGTCACACCAAACCCGAAGGTGACGCCAGTCCCGACACCACCTGCATGAGGATGAACAGCAGGAACAACAGCACCATGATCGAGAGGTCCAGACGGACCCCGCCGAGCGAGATCGGCGGGATGAGCCGCCGCAGCAGCTTCACCGGCGGGTCGGTGACCGTGAAGATCACTTCGAGGACGATCACCACGAAACCCGTGGGTCGCCAGTCCCTGGCGAACACTCGGATGAACTCGACGATGATCCGTCCGATGAGCAACAACCAGAAGATGAACAGGATCACGTAGATCACCGAGAACACGGCCACACCTTCACTCTGCCTGACGACAACCGGTCGATCAAAACCATTCGACAAGCCGAGGCACGCGTCACACCTCCGGAAGGATGCGACGCGTTCTCGACGGTCTCTTACTTCTGGTTGTAGAACCCGGTCTCGGCGATCCGGCGGCGCTCCTCGGCGGAGACGTCGATGTCGGCCGGCGAGAGCAGGAAGACCTTGGTGGCGACCTTGTCGAAGGAGCCGCGGAGGGCAAACGCCAGGCCGGCCGCGAAGTCCACCAGACGCTTGGCGTCGGCGTTGCTCATCTCGACCAGATCCATGATCACCGGCGAACCGTCGCGGAAGCGCTCGCCGATCGTGCGGGCCTCACCGTAGTCGCGGGGACGCAGCGTCGTGATCTTCGACAGCGGGCCGCCCTCGTCGACCACCGGACGACGGCTCTCCACCCGGTCCATACGCGAGTCGACGGCGAGCGCGCCTCGCGTCGCGCCCCGAGGAGCGGCGTTGCGCGGCGCGATCGACTCGATGCGCTGCGACGGACGGGGAGCGGGCTCGTAGCGATCGAAATCGCTCTCCACCTCGTCCCGGCGCGACGACGCGTATCCGGGCTCGGCGTACTCGCGACGACCCGGTCCGGGCTCGTCGATGTAATCGTCCTCGAAGTCCTCGAGGGGAACCATGCCGAAGTAAGCCTTGAACTTGTGCAGGCTGCTCATTGATCGACCTTCCTGGGCGCGGCGGACTGATACTGGCTCATCCTGCGGTCGACCGCAGAACTCCGGATGTGACAGATGATCATGGTGTGACTGGTGATCATTTCGAGACTATCGGTCGAGGGCCGAGCAGCGCAGTTCCGACACGCACACAGGTCGATCCGTGCCGCACCGCCGCCTCCAGATCGCCGGTCATCCCGGCGGACACCGTCCTCGCGGCCGGATGCAGCCGCAGCAGCTCGCTGTGCACCGCGTTCAGCTGCGCGAACGCGGCATCCGGGTCGGCGCCCAGGGGCGGGACCGCCATGAGACCGGCGAGGTCGAGCCCGGGCGACGCCGCGATCCGGTCGGCGAGCGCGTCGAGGTCGGGGACCGGGACCCCGCCCCGGGACGGATCCCCGTCGAGACTCACCTGGATCAGCACCTCGACCGGACGCGCCCGCTCCCCCACCTCGAGCGCCGCGGCCGCTGCCGCGGACAAGGCGTCCGCCAGGCGGTCGCTGTCGAGTGAGTGGACGGTGTCGGCCCACCTGACGACCGATTTGACCTTGTTGCGCTGCAACCGGCCGATCATGTGCCACCGCACCGGCTCCGGCGCATCGCGGTGGTCACGGAACTCGGCAATCTTGGTACTCGCCTCGGGCTCGCGGGATTCGCCGAACTCGCGGCAGCCCAACTCGTAGAGGATGTGCACGTCCGACGCCGGGAAGAACTTCGTCACCGGCAACAGCGCGACCTCGGCCGGATCGCGGCCCGCGTCCCGGCACGCAGTGTCGAGCCTGGCGCGGACCTGCGTCAGCGCCGACGCGATCTGCTCGTGTCTGTCCATCCCGACTGTCAACTCTTCTCCGTCACTCGTCTCCGGACGGATCCATCCAGATCACGGCGGCCAGCCGACCGGTCGGCGCACCGCGTCGATGACTGAACAGCGTCGGGTCCTCGATGGTGCAGCGCGGGTCCTCGGCGACGCCCGAGACCCCGGCCGCGAGGAGTTGGCGGCGCAGGCCGGCCCGTAGATCGAGGCCGGGCGTGCCCTTCTCGGTCCGGGTCGCGCTCCCGGGCAGGAACTTCTCGACGTCCGCCTGCATCGCCGCGGGGACCTCGTACCGGCGACCACTGGCCGCCGGACCGAGGAAGGCACCGATGCGCTCCGGACGGGCGCCCTGCTCGATCATGGCGCCGATGACCTTGGGCACGATGCCGATCCGGGCACCGATCCGGCCGGCGTGGACGGCCGCGATCACGCCCGCCTCGTCGTCGGACAGCAGGATCGGCACACAGTCCGCGCTGAGCGTCACGAGCGCGAGTCCGGGTTCCGTGGTCACCAGCGCGTCGGTCGCGGGCACGGGCCCGTCGACCGGACCGTCCACGACCGTCACCGTGCGGCTGTGGATCTGCTCCATCCACACCAGGCGCTCGAACGGCAGCCCGATGCCGTCGGCCAGCCGACGACGGTTGGCCTCGACGGACGCAGGGTCGTCGCCGACGTGGTCACCGAGATTGAACGAGTCGTACGGCGCCGCGGACACACCGCCGGCGCGGGTCGTGACGACCCGCCGGACCCGGACGCCCGTCACGGAGGCCCCGCTCAACGGCGCATGAAGGAAGGCACGTCGACGTCGTCGTCCTCGCCCTCCTCGTTGCCGACCGGTACCGCGCGGGAGGTGTTGCCACCGAGCGGCGGCAGGCTCGAACCCGTCGGAGTACCCACCGGCTCGCGCGGCGGCGCCGCATGGGCCGGCTCGGCCGGGGCGGCCGGAGCGGTCGGCGGCGCCTGGGGAGCCGGACGCTCGGACTGTCCGACCTCACCGGCGCGACCGGCACCGATGTTGCCGCGGCCGATGGCGGACTGGACCTCGAGCGGACGCTTGACCGGCGCGCCGCCGTCGAAGCCGGCCGCGATCACCGTGACGCGAACCTCGTCGCCCAGCGAATCGTCGATCACGGTTCCGAAGATGATGTTGGCGTCGATGTGCGCGGCCTCCTGGACCAGCGACGCCGCCTCGTTGATCTCGAACAGGCCCAGATCCGACCCGCCGGCGATCGACAGCAGCACGCCCCGTGCGCCCTCCATGGACGCCTCGAGCAGCGGCGAGTTGATCGCGGTCTCGGCGGCCTTGATCGAGCGGCCCTCCCCGCGCGAGGAGCCGATACCCATGAGGGCGCTACCGGCGCCCGACATGACGCTCTTGACGTCCGCGAAGTCGACGTTGATCAGACCCGGGGTGGTGATGAGGTCGGTGATGCCCTGGACACCGTTGAGGAGGACCTCGTCGGCGCTGCGGAACGCGTCCATCAGGCTGACCGCCGCGTCACCGAGCTGGAGCAGGCGGTCGTTGGGGATGACGATCAGGGTGTCGCACGACTCGCGCAGCGCGGAAATGCCGGACTCGGCCTGCGAGCCACGGCGCTTGCCCTCGAACGAGAACGGGCGGGTGACCACACCGATCGTGAGGGCGCCGAGCTTGCGAGCGATGCTGGCGACGACGGGCGCGCCACCGGTTCCGGTGCCACCACCCTCGCCCGCCGTGACGAAGACCATGTCGGCACCCTTGAGGACCTCTTCGATCTCGTCCTTGTGGTCCTCGGCGGCCTTGCGGCCCACCTCGGGATCGGCACCGGCCCCGAGTCCGCGGGTCAGTTCACGTCCGACATCCAGCTTGACGTCGGCGTCGGACATCAGGAGTGCCTGCGCATCGGTGTTGACCGCGATGAACTCGACTCCCTTGAGTCCCTGCTCGATCATGCGGTTGACAGCATTGACGCCGCCGCCGCCGATACCGACGACCTTGATGACGGCGAGGTAATTGTGCGGGGGCGTCATTGGCTCTCGCCTTCCGTGAGTGGATTTCGCGCTCGTTCTGGGATGAGTATCGGAAAACCCTCAACCTCAACCACAGGGTCAAGGTTATGTCAAGTAGTTCCTTGTTGCGAAACGCTATGCAGTGCCACAGCGATCCGCCAGCAGGCGCGCCGACGCGCGCCAAGTTTTTGCGGGCCCCTCCGGGACCCTGACCCGATTTCGACACGAGCCGTCCGAGTCACCCATCACTTTACTGTGGGCAGTTCGGGACTCGAGACGTCGAAGTTCCGGCCCGGCTGCGTCAAGAGTACGGACACCACCGCAGACTTCCTCTCGGAACTCTCGGCGCTGCCCCACACCACGACGCGGCCGTCCACCAGAGTAACCGAGACGCTCGAAATCGTCGGTGCCGCAACCTCGGCCACCTGGACTCGCAGCGCCTC is part of the Rhodococcus sp. SGAir0479 genome and encodes:
- a CDS encoding DNA polymerase IV, which produces MIAAVPDPTRSRRWVLHLDMDAFFASVEQLTRPTLRGRPVLVGGLGGRGVVAGASYEARVFGARSAMPMHQARRLVGAAAVVLPPRGALYGELSRRVFDALRVKMPVLEQLSLDEAFGEPKELAGAGKAEVLRYCEELRALVLAETGLVASIGAGPGKQVAKIASGLAKPNGITVVSPDVQQELMAALPVRKLWGVGPVAEEKLKRLGIETIGALARLPEPEVVSVLGATVGPSLQRLARGIDDRPVAERADAKQVSAETTYAQDIVTMADLRRAVDASAAAAFRRLERDGRAARTVVLKLRKSDMSILTRSLTLPYATTDARVLTATAQRQVLDPLEIGPVRLVGVGFGGLSAVSQGSLFPELDQAVPDVGSDDTEQDSGFDVLSGPTPGWRPGLDVAHPEYGHGWVQGAGHGVVTVRFETRSTGPGPSRTFDETDCDLTVADPADSLR
- a CDS encoding metal-dependent hydrolase; protein product: MTDLHVRKMRFAFADYDVPFLWNERNPAFSSMANAVSFLAIGFEKMIVQLITELMPRITDPAVAEEADAFMRQEGQHSTAHRQHVKGLIRRYPGLQTTLDEVIGAFDKLTAQTSPEYRLAYTADLEATFTPVFKLMLDNDSSLFRPGDDRVASLFIWHFVEEVEHRSSALVIFDSVVGSDLYRMRQAPSVFKHVLDVIKIACEGFNEHVPLEDRKIDALSMFARHRRAQRVRKLLPWLDHTDHGPMPRAFDDLPLGQQLVALSGVVRSQMPRHNPEHEKLPALAGEWFDRYDEGYDVTYWYTAGTREAN
- a CDS encoding TetR/AcrR family transcriptional regulator; the encoded protein is MARRRGWGGTPPESDDEASRRIVAAAVELIGRTGGEVSIADVAESLGVIRQTVYRYFPSTDALLRAAAIASVDGFLDRLAAQVRGRQDPADALTEAVIYTLDAVPRTPHLGIMLSGSHSHTEGITSDEALAFGVTMIRRFDVDWERHGYDEPALRELVEYLLRTMQSFFVSPGDRTEPELRRYLRRWMGSAIDAQIPAPTTKP
- the ileS gene encoding isoleucine--tRNA ligase, translated to MTSNESTPARTNDAYPRVDLVGGRATGSVSFPDLEQKVLAVWEADDTFRASIAQRDGAEDFVFYDGPPFANGLPHYGHLLTGYVKDVVPRFQTMRGKKVDRRFGWDCHGLPAELEAEKQLGIKDKSQIDAMGLAEFNAYCKQSVLRYTDEWRDYVTRQARWVDFDNDYKTLDLDFMESVMWAFKELYDKGLIYQGFRVLPYSWYEQTPLSNQETRLDDAYKMRQDPAVTVDMVLTAPDSDLDGANALIWTTTPWTLPSNLAIAVHPDVDYVHVAGADGKTYLLAAARLGHYSRELGDAPEVLGAYKGADLVGLKYVPPFDFFHGPGKGHEEAHRVLSADYVTTDSGTGIVHLAPAFGEEDMECATANGIAIVQPLDPGGKFTSMVPPYEGLQVFDANPVIIKDLKAAGKLLRHETIEHSYPHSWRSGQPLIYMAVPSWFVAVTKFRDRMVELNQEITWVPEHIRDGQFGKWLEGARDWNISRNRYWGSPIPVWVSDDPAYPRVDVYGSLDQLEADFGVRPTDLHRPMIDELVRPNPDDPTGKSMMRRVPEVLDCWFESGSMPYAQVHYPFENREWFDSHYPGDFIVEYNGQTRGWFYTLHVLATALFDRPAFKCVAAHGIVLGDDGLKMSKSKGNYPDVKEVFDRDGSDAMRWFLMSSPILRGGNLIVTEQGIREGVRQALLPLWNAWSFLQLYASKPGQWRTDSSNVLDRYILAKLAQTRDAMTDALDVIDIAGACDELRTFCDALTNWYVRRSRSRFWDEDRDAIDTLHTVLEVVTRLAAPLLPMASEVIWRGLTGGRSVHLTDWPAAAELPADADLVAAMDDVRSVCSTVLSLRKAQNLRVRLPLPEVTVAAPDAEKMRPYVGLIADEVNVKKVDLTEDVDVHGRFELVVNARAAGPRLGKDVQTVIKAVKAGEWTEEDGVVTVWPGRSAGSAPDAGIELLPSEYTQRLVAAEPESTAALPDGAGLVVLDSQVTEELEAEGWAKDRVRELQEARRSAGLDVSDRISVTLEVPAERREWASRHRDLIAGEVLATTLELGEASGDSVVELGEGVRATIAKV